A stretch of the Ammoniphilus sp. CFH 90114 genome encodes the following:
- a CDS encoding cytochrome ubiquinol oxidase subunit I translates to MDHVLTARSLFGMTMGFHIIFATLGVGIPLMVLFAELLYQKTKDRDYALMANRWTKGFAVLLGVAIPTGTIAGVQLSLLWPGFMEVVGKVMALPFQIEIYAFFVEALFMSIYVYAADRISPAMRIISVTLVAIGAAASAILITNVHAFEGTPTGFRIVNGEIVDVDPWAAFFNPSFFVTAAHVTVSAFMTGAFVIASISAYKMMKEKVQNNVYHFHRKALVLSLAVGGFFSLITAVNGHEGAQLLHVYQPEKLAAAEGLFETQPYAPLAIGGFTDRETQTVKYAIHIPWALSFLAGDRFDTVVRGLNDFPEEWWPPLFVHTLFNAMVGIGSLLILLAIIGFLWNKVLKRDVFPRWMMWSFVAAGPLSMLAVEFGWIFACTGRQPWVIYRMMTTEEAVTGSTQLGLLFSLFALVYVILGISVVLVLLYYFRRHPVRKELGERTDAAGGTI, encoded by the coding sequence ATGGATCATGTATTAACCGCCCGATCATTGTTTGGAATGACGATGGGTTTTCACATTATTTTTGCTACTCTTGGTGTAGGCATCCCTCTCATGGTCCTATTTGCTGAACTCCTGTATCAAAAAACGAAGGACCGAGATTATGCCCTTATGGCAAACAGATGGACAAAAGGATTTGCCGTCTTACTAGGGGTTGCCATTCCAACAGGCACCATTGCCGGGGTGCAGCTATCCTTACTATGGCCGGGATTCATGGAAGTGGTAGGGAAGGTGATGGCCTTACCTTTTCAAATTGAGATTTACGCTTTTTTTGTAGAAGCCTTGTTTATGTCTATCTATGTTTACGCAGCGGATCGAATCTCTCCTGCCATGCGCATCATTAGTGTTACCTTAGTGGCAATAGGTGCAGCCGCGTCTGCCATTTTAATCACGAATGTCCATGCCTTTGAAGGAACCCCTACGGGATTTAGAATTGTCAATGGGGAAATTGTGGATGTGGATCCTTGGGCTGCTTTCTTTAACCCTAGTTTCTTTGTTACCGCAGCACATGTAACGGTTTCAGCTTTTATGACAGGGGCCTTCGTCATCGCTTCGATATCTGCCTATAAGATGATGAAAGAAAAGGTACAAAATAACGTATATCACTTTCATCGCAAGGCCTTAGTTCTAAGCCTAGCCGTAGGAGGATTTTTTTCACTCATTACAGCTGTAAATGGTCATGAAGGAGCTCAATTACTGCACGTCTATCAACCAGAAAAATTGGCGGCAGCTGAAGGCTTGTTCGAGACGCAGCCCTATGCTCCACTTGCCATTGGCGGATTTACGGACAGGGAGACGCAAACGGTTAAATATGCAATTCATATTCCTTGGGCCCTGAGCTTCCTTGCTGGGGATCGATTTGATACGGTGGTCAGAGGATTAAATGATTTTCCCGAAGAATGGTGGCCGCCTTTGTTCGTCCATACTCTTTTCAATGCCATGGTGGGCATTGGGTCATTGCTCATTTTGTTAGCTATAATCGGTTTTCTTTGGAATAAAGTTTTAAAGCGAGATGTGTTCCCTCGTTGGATGATGTGGTCATTCGTCGCTGCAGGTCCACTATCGATGCTTGCTGTTGAGTTCGGTTGGATTTTTGCCTGTACAGGGCGGCAGCCTTGGGTAATCTATCGAATGATGACCACAGAAGAGGCTGTCACAGGTTCAACTCAACTAGGCTTATTGTTTTCACTCTTTGCCTTGGTCTATGTTATCTTAGGTATCTCCGTTGTTCTCGTATTACTGTACTATTTCCGTAGACATCCCGTTCGTAAAGAACTAGGAGAGAGAACGGATGCGGCTGGAGGGACGATATGA
- a CDS encoding cytochrome d ubiquinol oxidase subunit II, which yields MSTDELLAVSVLWGFVFIYAVMATMDFGAGFWSMVYINREKTNATNISNRYLSPTWKVTNVFIVGIVVALISFFPGATYTLGTVLLIPGSLILILLSIRSGFLVFSHIAEDYRKGLTYISGITGLLIPGLLIAVLPITHGGYIEIINGVEQLQLDILFTSPQTYAFMAFAISSTLFLSSLLLADYSNVADEKEAYAIYRRDAVLLGPIVLFTTFFIMLTMEIEAPWIYQNMMEYFPLLLTSILIFLLGYIALFLPSGVKRRVTGRPRAAVVAVVTQYLLASYAYGRAHLPYLVYPIVTVESGFTHPATFRAVFISYIVGFVILFPGFIYFWRLFMNDRRYIRQE from the coding sequence ATGAGTACGGATGAACTACTTGCGGTATCCGTCCTATGGGGATTCGTTTTTATTTATGCTGTTATGGCTACGATGGACTTCGGGGCTGGATTTTGGTCTATGGTTTACATTAATCGCGAGAAAACGAATGCCACGAATATCTCGAATCGCTACTTATCCCCGACATGGAAAGTAACCAATGTCTTTATTGTAGGGATTGTTGTAGCCCTCATCAGTTTTTTTCCGGGAGCCACCTATACACTAGGCACGGTTTTACTGATCCCAGGCAGTTTAATCCTTATCCTTTTGTCTATCCGAAGTGGTTTTCTTGTTTTCTCACACATTGCTGAAGATTATCGTAAGGGCCTGACTTATATATCGGGAATCACAGGTCTTCTTATTCCCGGATTACTGATTGCGGTTCTTCCAATCACCCATGGAGGTTATATCGAAATCATCAATGGGGTAGAACAGCTTCAGTTAGATATCCTATTTACGAGCCCACAAACCTATGCATTTATGGCTTTTGCTATTAGCAGCACTTTGTTTCTCTCTTCTTTATTGTTGGCGGATTACTCGAATGTCGCGGATGAAAAAGAAGCCTATGCTATTTATCGCCGTGATGCCGTGTTGCTTGGTCCCATCGTGTTATTTACAACATTTTTTATTATGCTAACAATGGAAATCGAGGCTCCATGGATCTATCAAAACATGATGGAGTACTTTCCATTATTGCTCACTTCCATTCTCATTTTCCTTCTGGGATATATTGCGCTATTCCTTCCTTCGGGTGTGAAGAGAAGGGTAACAGGAAGACCAAGAGCTGCTGTTGTTGCCGTTGTTACACAATACTTATTAGCTAGTTATGCCTATGGGAGAGCGCACTTGCCGTACCTCGTTTATCCGATTGTAACCGTAGAATCCGGATTTACGCACCCAGCTACCTTTCGTGCTGTGTTTATTTCTTATATTGTTGGATTTGTCATCTTGTTTCCTGGCTTTATCTATTTCTGGAGACTGTTTATGAACGATCGAAGATATATACGCCAGGAGTAA
- a CDS encoding (deoxy)nucleoside triphosphate pyrophosphohydrolase, whose amino-acid sequence MKKTIHVVGAVIRNDQDEVLCALRSPSMSMPNLWEFPGGKLEHNEHPEEALVREIQEELGCTISVGNQVADIYHEYPFIIVHLITFEAKITEGSPLANDHARIEWLPINTIEQLEWAPADLPTIDQLMGRAL is encoded by the coding sequence ATGAAGAAAACGATACATGTTGTCGGAGCTGTGATACGCAACGATCAAGATGAGGTTCTCTGTGCGTTACGTTCACCTTCCATGTCTATGCCGAATCTGTGGGAGTTCCCTGGAGGGAAGTTAGAGCATAACGAACACCCAGAAGAGGCGTTGGTACGGGAAATTCAAGAAGAATTAGGGTGTACAATCTCAGTGGGTAATCAAGTAGCTGATATTTATCATGAATATCCCTTTATTATTGTCCATTTGATCACTTTTGAAGCAAAGATTACGGAAGGTAGCCCTTTAGCTAACGATCATGCTCGCATTGAGTGGTTGCCTATAAATACAATCGAGCAATTAGAATGGGCCCCCGCAGATCTTCCAACGATTGATCAACTAATGGGTCGAGCACTGTAA
- a CDS encoding PAS domain S-box protein encodes MYKTLFKKYFRIPVICFFLSVLILLAGYYIISTYESKNVILFVFITLAFLMTLNSVFLYRTLKRNDLTLVNQKKQWKEAEELVVKQEQKYRSIFENSTHAIMVTDINGRVLDINPSFTNMYGWTLDEIIGECLPMVPDIFIDTVLQDNQKVAEGERIINKETFGKTKDGRLIDISLSVSSIIDNEGKITIFSLARDITEKKMAVRQLEIMKSELQQTIRHQQGIIFKLRKKGNRFIYTMCDGRLLSRLGLSTEAVVDKEDKDFMSLERARTFTTYYERAWKGEEVFYEFSLRSGITCLTNLTPIIENGKTIELLGSSIDVTDKKRSEEMLMRSEKLSVVGKLAAGVAHEIRNPLTSIRGFLQYLKPSSQEDHQKFFDVMLDELDRIHDIVKEFLFLAKPHEYKFESVNLVAITQQVIKLLEPQFILNNVQVSLSYYQLDDMKVNGEPNQLKQVLINVLKNAAEAMEEKGGMIHIHITHWEDQYIMRIRDEGCGIPKERLKKIGEPFFTTKEKGTGLGMMVTHKIIEGHGGTIRIVSKEGEGTLVEIGLPEITPQNLFILK; translated from the coding sequence ATGTACAAAACTTTATTTAAGAAATATTTTAGAATTCCTGTCATCTGTTTTTTCCTGTCCGTTCTTATCCTGTTAGCGGGTTATTACATCATTTCAACGTATGAAAGCAAGAATGTAATACTGTTCGTTTTTATTACGCTTGCCTTTCTTATGACATTGAACTCCGTATTTTTATATCGGACACTAAAACGAAACGATTTAACCTTAGTTAACCAGAAGAAACAGTGGAAAGAAGCAGAAGAACTAGTGGTTAAACAGGAGCAGAAGTATCGCTCTATCTTTGAGAATAGCACCCATGCTATAATGGTCACCGATATTAATGGGAGAGTATTAGATATCAATCCTTCCTTTACGAACATGTATGGATGGACTCTAGATGAGATTATTGGCGAATGCTTACCTATGGTTCCAGATATATTTATAGATACCGTTCTTCAAGATAACCAAAAGGTGGCTGAAGGAGAACGAATTATCAATAAAGAAACCTTTGGTAAAACCAAAGACGGAAGACTAATTGATATTAGTTTATCCGTATCTTCTATCATAGATAATGAGGGTAAAATCACAATATTTAGCTTAGCACGGGATATTACCGAGAAGAAAATGGCTGTGCGTCAACTCGAGATCATGAAAAGTGAACTTCAACAAACCATCCGCCACCAACAAGGTATCATTTTTAAGCTACGGAAAAAAGGAAATCGGTTTATTTACACGATGTGCGATGGCCGCTTACTGTCGCGACTGGGTCTTAGTACTGAAGCGGTTGTGGACAAGGAAGACAAGGATTTCATGTCTTTGGAGAGAGCAAGAACTTTCACCACCTACTATGAGAGAGCTTGGAAAGGGGAAGAAGTCTTTTACGAATTCAGTTTAAGATCAGGTATCACATGTCTCACTAACCTTACCCCGATCATAGAAAACGGTAAGACGATCGAGCTTCTTGGTTCTAGTATTGATGTAACGGACAAGAAAAGATCGGAGGAAATGCTCATGAGATCAGAAAAGCTTTCAGTGGTGGGAAAATTAGCTGCCGGTGTTGCTCATGAGATTCGTAATCCACTTACCTCGATCCGTGGATTTTTACAGTATCTAAAACCTTCTAGTCAAGAAGATCATCAGAAATTCTTTGATGTTATGTTAGATGAACTAGACCGGATTCATGATATCGTGAAAGAATTCTTATTTCTCGCCAAACCTCACGAATATAAATTCGAATCAGTAAACTTAGTTGCGATTACCCAGCAAGTCATAAAGCTTCTAGAACCACAATTTATATTAAATAATGTTCAAGTCTCCTTAAGCTATTATCAACTAGATGACATGAAAGTAAACGGCGAGCCTAATCAGTTAAAGCAGGTCTTAATTAATGTTCTTAAAAATGCTGCAGAAGCAATGGAAGAAAAGGGGGGCATGATCCATATCCACATTACGCATTGGGAAGATCAATACATCATGCGAATTCGTGATGAGGGTTGTGGAATCCCTAAAGAGCGATTAAAAAAAATCGGCGAACCATTTTTCACTACAAAGGAGAAGGGCACCGGTCTAGGAATGATGGTAACCCATAAAATTATAGAAGGACACGGTGGAACGATTCGAATTGTGAGTAAAGAGGGGGAGGGAACATTAGTAGAAATTGGCCTCCCAGAGATAACCCCTCAAAATCTATTCATTTTAAAATAA
- a CDS encoding ATP-binding cassette domain-containing protein, with protein MSLIEVRNLSKEYFIAKRQEGMWGAVRSLFHREYITKSAVHDVSFSIEAGEVVGYIGPNGAGKSTTIKMLTGILVPTSGEVHVRGLIPYKERQKNARQIGAVFGQRSQLWWDLPTIESFELLKQVYYISEEQYRKNMDTFAEILGLHEFYQTPVRQLSLGQRMRADIAASLLHNPSILFLDEPTIGLDVVAKERMRTFIQEMNKERGITVILTTHDMSDIEKLCKRMILIDQGRVMYDGGLSTIKDHFGKTRILVVDLEQDRPDLRIEGAELIREEGPRKWLRFNREEFTAAQIIQKVSERAEIMDLSLEEPEIDSIIRQMYQEGYENKKANPSV; from the coding sequence GTGAGTTTAATTGAAGTTAGGAATCTCTCTAAAGAATATTTTATCGCCAAACGTCAAGAGGGAATGTGGGGGGCTGTCCGCAGTTTGTTCCATAGGGAGTACATCACGAAGTCAGCCGTTCATGATGTCTCTTTTTCCATTGAAGCAGGGGAAGTCGTAGGGTATATTGGGCCGAATGGCGCAGGGAAATCCACCACCATCAAAATGCTGACAGGAATCCTTGTTCCCACATCGGGAGAAGTACACGTTAGAGGTTTGATTCCCTATAAAGAGAGGCAGAAAAACGCTCGTCAAATTGGCGCTGTTTTCGGGCAACGCTCTCAGCTCTGGTGGGACCTCCCCACGATTGAATCCTTCGAACTTCTAAAGCAGGTTTACTATATCTCTGAAGAGCAATATCGAAAAAATATGGACACCTTTGCCGAGATCCTCGGCTTGCATGAGTTTTATCAAACCCCCGTTAGACAGCTTTCTCTAGGACAAAGGATGAGAGCAGATATCGCTGCCTCCTTGCTGCATAATCCATCCATTCTTTTTCTAGATGAACCAACCATCGGGCTCGATGTTGTAGCTAAAGAACGCATGCGTACGTTTATTCAAGAAATGAATAAAGAACGCGGCATTACCGTCATCTTAACCACCCACGACATGTCCGATATTGAAAAGCTATGTAAGAGGATGATTTTAATAGATCAAGGCCGCGTGATGTACGACGGAGGATTGTCCACCATAAAGGACCACTTTGGTAAAACAAGAATCTTAGTCGTGGACTTAGAGCAGGACCGACCAGATCTGAGAATAGAAGGAGCGGAGCTGATAAGAGAAGAAGGACCTCGGAAATGGTTAAGATTTAATCGGGAAGAATTTACTGCTGCACAGATTATTCAGAAGGTCTCGGAGAGAGCCGAAATTATGGATCTGTCTTTAGAAGAACCTGAAATCGATTCCATCATCCGTCAGATGTATCAAGAGGGATATGAAAATAAAAAGGCTAATCCTAGCGTCTAA
- a CDS encoding DNA polymerase IV → MKEEARIILMADMNAFFASCHQSINPTLRNKPIIVGGSLTDKRKGLVIACSYEAKRKGVYTTQSVYQARKCCPDAIFVQRDHSLYHSISSKIMEFLRLIGPTEVASIDEAYIDITERSSNGPHPIVIARYIQEKLWEKIHIPCSIGIGPNKIISKMASEVKKTQGIVQMGVKQFMTYYHPRPLNELYGCGAATEERLAKNGMKTIGDLAKADLLVLRALLGKRGELLHQYANGRSSSAVDEEREKGDKTIGKETTFNEDTADSNIILGIAKQMVQRLSGRLQEKNKKARTVSIVYKTERIGRSYTKSLTLSAPTHDASLILQAARTLYLDHLNETPIRLFGIRLSNLDDTQYDQLSLLDLDLKY, encoded by the coding sequence ATGAAAGAAGAAGCACGGATCATACTCATGGCGGACATGAATGCTTTTTTTGCAAGTTGCCATCAAAGTATCAACCCTACTCTCAGAAATAAGCCCATTATTGTAGGTGGATCTCTTACGGATAAAAGAAAGGGACTCGTGATCGCATGTAGCTATGAAGCGAAGAGAAAAGGGGTCTACACGACTCAATCTGTATATCAAGCACGCAAGTGTTGCCCAGATGCTATCTTTGTTCAGCGGGATCATAGTCTATATCACAGCATCTCAAGTAAAATAATGGAGTTTCTTCGTTTGATTGGTCCTACAGAGGTTGCTTCTATTGATGAAGCTTACATTGATATTACGGAGCGCTCAAGTAACGGTCCTCACCCTATCGTAATAGCACGTTATATTCAAGAAAAATTATGGGAGAAAATCCATATTCCATGTTCCATCGGTATTGGACCGAATAAAATTATCTCAAAAATGGCCTCCGAAGTTAAAAAAACCCAAGGAATTGTTCAGATGGGGGTTAAACAATTTATGACGTATTATCATCCACGACCATTAAACGAGTTGTATGGCTGCGGAGCTGCAACGGAGGAAAGACTAGCGAAGAACGGGATGAAGACGATTGGAGACTTAGCTAAGGCCGATCTGTTGGTGCTAAGAGCCTTATTGGGTAAGCGTGGGGAGTTATTGCATCAATATGCTAATGGACGGTCATCGAGTGCAGTGGATGAGGAGCGAGAGAAAGGGGATAAAACGATCGGGAAGGAAACGACATTCAACGAAGATACCGCCGATTCAAATATTATCCTTGGTATCGCAAAACAGATGGTTCAGCGTCTGAGCGGTCGCCTCCAGGAAAAAAATAAAAAAGCACGAACCGTATCCATCGTTTATAAGACGGAGCGTATCGGAAGATCTTACACCAAGAGTTTAACTTTATCAGCTCCGACCCATGACGCCAGCCTTATCCTTCAAGCGGCAAGAACACTCTATCTGGATCATCTTAATGAGACGCCTATACGCTTGTTCGGCATTCGGCTGTCGAATTTAGATGACACTCAATATGACCAATTATCTTTGCTTGATTTAGATCTTAAGTACTAA
- a CDS encoding beta-ketoacyl-ACP synthase III — protein MRAGILGVGHYLPEQIMTNHQFEEKLETSNDWIIARTGIRERRIASSDMDTSDLAANASLEALEQAGITAKDIDLILVATGTADYEGFPSVACLVQDKIKARHIPALDLSAACAGFIYAMVVAKQFIETGTYKNVLVIGAEKVSKKLDWTDRNTAILFGDGAGAVVMGPVSEDKGILSFDLGSDGSGAEQLYIRDHLKMNGREVYKFAVRQMPKSIQHVAEKAGLNLDEVDLFIPHQANSRIIEEAANKLGVTKEKFSITLDRYANTCAATIPLSIKEELRSGRLKSGDMVIMVGFGAGLTWGSIALVWGK, from the coding sequence ATACGTGCTGGTATATTAGGCGTTGGGCATTATCTTCCTGAACAGATAATGACTAACCATCAATTCGAGGAAAAATTAGAAACATCGAATGATTGGATCATTGCTCGTACGGGGATAAGAGAACGTAGAATTGCCTCCTCTGACATGGATACTTCAGATCTTGCTGCTAATGCCTCGTTAGAAGCGCTTGAACAGGCTGGAATCACAGCAAAGGATATCGATCTTATCCTCGTTGCTACTGGGACGGCAGATTACGAAGGTTTCCCATCTGTAGCCTGTCTTGTCCAAGATAAAATAAAAGCCCGGCATATTCCGGCACTTGACTTGAGCGCTGCCTGCGCGGGTTTTATCTATGCCATGGTTGTCGCTAAGCAATTTATCGAGACGGGCACATATAAGAATGTTCTAGTGATCGGTGCTGAGAAGGTGTCTAAGAAGCTAGACTGGACAGATCGTAACACGGCCATTCTTTTCGGAGATGGGGCTGGAGCTGTTGTGATGGGGCCAGTTTCTGAGGATAAAGGGATCTTATCTTTTGATCTAGGTTCGGATGGCAGCGGAGCCGAACAACTCTATATTAGAGATCACCTAAAAATGAACGGAAGAGAAGTTTATAAGTTCGCCGTTAGACAAATGCCTAAATCCATACAACATGTAGCGGAGAAAGCTGGACTGAATCTTGATGAGGTTGATCTTTTCATTCCCCATCAAGCGAATTCGCGTATTATTGAAGAAGCAGCTAATAAGCTTGGCGTGACGAAGGAGAAATTCTCAATCACCCTAGATCGATATGCTAATACTTGTGCAGCGACCATTCCTCTGTCAATTAAGGAGGAACTCCGTTCAGGAAGATTGAAATCGGGAGATATGGTCATCATGGTCGGCTTCGGGGCAGGACTTACATGGGGATCTATTGCCTTAGTATGGGGTAAATAA
- a CDS encoding HU family DNA-binding protein encodes MNKTELIAYVAESAELTKKDAAKVVEAVFEAIEGSLKKGEKVQLIGFGNFEVRERAARKGRNPQTGEEIEIAASKIPAFSAGKLLKESVNA; translated from the coding sequence ATGAACAAGACAGAATTAATCGCCTATGTTGCGGAGTCCGCAGAATTAACGAAGAAAGATGCAGCGAAGGTAGTTGAAGCTGTATTTGAAGCGATTGAAGGAAGCTTGAAAAAAGGGGAGAAAGTCCAGTTAATCGGCTTTGGTAACTTTGAAGTACGAGAAAGAGCCGCTCGTAAGGGACGTAACCCGCAAACTGGTGAAGAAATCGAGATTGCCGCTTCGAAGATCCCTGCTTTCTCTGCAGGAAAGTTGTTGAAGGAATCGGTTAATGCTTAA
- a CDS encoding LysE family translocator yields the protein MIDSWLLSYIIVSIMIVLIPGQDMLFVLTQSISSGNKAGIKTVLGSITGTLVHTILAAAGLSIIFQKSIVAFNILKFVGVIYLLYLAIQSFREKGTIALQPQNGSSRGYFKKGMIMNLSNPKVAIFFLTFLPQFVDPTRGHAGVQMLLFGFIFILETLIIFTIISIFASKLGERMTGSNLFMRGLKYFKGTAFGSLGLKLLLSSK from the coding sequence ATGATTGATTCATGGCTATTATCCTACATAATTGTATCCATTATGATTGTCCTTATTCCGGGCCAAGATATGTTGTTTGTTCTTACACAGAGTATTAGCTCTGGCAATAAGGCAGGCATAAAAACCGTCTTGGGGTCGATTACAGGAACATTGGTGCATACTATCTTGGCAGCTGCAGGTTTGTCCATCATTTTTCAAAAATCTATAGTAGCTTTTAATATATTAAAGTTTGTAGGTGTCATTTATCTTTTATATTTAGCTATTCAATCCTTCCGAGAAAAAGGCACCATAGCTCTGCAACCACAGAATGGCAGTAGCCGTGGATATTTTAAGAAAGGAATGATCATGAATTTGTCGAATCCGAAAGTCGCCATCTTCTTTTTAACCTTCTTACCTCAATTTGTTGATCCAACAAGAGGTCATGCGGGTGTTCAGATGTTATTATTCGGCTTCATTTTCATTCTAGAAACTCTTATCATTTTTACTATAATCTCTATTTTTGCCTCCAAGTTGGGAGAAAGAATGACAGGAAGCAACTTATTCATGAGGGGGCTGAAATATTTTAAAGGAACGGCTTTTGGAAGTCTTGGTCTTAAGCTGCTTCTCTCAAGTAAGTAA
- a CDS encoding molybdopterin-dependent oxidoreductase, producing the protein MTRFIEKQEGVFRSVCPLDCPDTCALHVYKENGKIVKVTGNPEHPVTQGAICNKVRNMTERIYHPERLMHPMKRVGKKGEGKFEPISWSEAMEEITQRFKGIIASDGPEAILPYSFYGNMGLLNADGMDRRFFHKLGSSQLDQTICSIAGNVGFGYTMGITGGLQPEETVDSKLIIVWGANLVSTNMHQMILAEKARKNGAKVIVIDVHKNQTGKWADWFIPILPGTDAALALGIMHVLFKEFMVDEAFLAKYTHGYVELREHVKEYTPNKVAQITGVPASDIIELSRLYGTISPTFIRIGNGLQHHDNGGMAVRTIACLPALTGQWAKWGGGATKSNGWYARLNQQALARPNLRTNTNARIINMNQLGSALLDLHDPPIKALFVYGTNPAVVAPDTNQVIQGLLREDLFTVVHDLFLTDTAKYADLVLPATSSFENTDLYKSYWHPYIQLQEPVISPLGESKSNFELFQLLAQAMGYHEEEFKESEEDLVRQALDYPSNPYLSGITLEGLKEKGWMKVNLPDKKPFLQELPTPTGKIELYSSIMENIGLPALPTYIPLIEGYDGERIPSETDSYPLMLITPPNHNFLNSTFSNVQKLQTIEKEPLLQIHPLDASRRGIVDGDLVQVWNGRGECQLTAKVVDHMLPGVVVSQGLWWESPEKSQAVNKLTSSRIADMGGGATFFSTTVEIRKS; encoded by the coding sequence TTGACTAGGTTTATCGAAAAGCAAGAGGGAGTTTTTAGATCTGTATGTCCGTTAGATTGTCCCGATACATGTGCCTTGCATGTCTATAAGGAGAATGGAAAAATCGTAAAGGTAACAGGAAACCCTGAGCATCCGGTTACCCAAGGTGCTATATGTAATAAGGTTAGGAACATGACGGAGCGTATTTATCACCCTGAACGACTCATGCATCCTATGAAAAGAGTAGGAAAAAAAGGGGAGGGTAAGTTTGAACCCATCAGTTGGAGTGAAGCCATGGAAGAGATCACCCAACGATTTAAGGGAATCATAGCTTCCGATGGACCCGAAGCCATCCTTCCATACAGCTTTTATGGGAATATGGGTCTCCTCAATGCTGACGGAATGGATCGCCGTTTTTTCCACAAGTTAGGATCGAGCCAACTCGACCAGACGATTTGCAGTATCGCAGGCAACGTCGGTTTTGGTTATACCATGGGGATAACAGGAGGACTGCAACCTGAAGAAACCGTGGATTCTAAACTTATCATCGTATGGGGCGCCAATCTAGTCAGCACGAACATGCACCAAATGATCCTAGCAGAAAAAGCCCGCAAGAATGGTGCGAAGGTCATCGTGATTGATGTTCATAAAAATCAGACCGGGAAATGGGCTGATTGGTTTATTCCTATCCTTCCCGGCACAGATGCCGCCTTGGCCTTAGGAATCATGCATGTTCTGTTTAAAGAATTCATGGTGGATGAGGCATTCCTTGCAAAATATACACACGGATACGTTGAGCTTCGGGAGCATGTCAAAGAATATACCCCCAATAAAGTGGCTCAGATTACAGGTGTGCCTGCCTCAGACATCATAGAGCTAAGTCGATTATATGGAACCATTTCCCCAACCTTTATTAGAATCGGAAACGGACTTCAACATCATGACAATGGCGGTATGGCAGTACGAACGATTGCCTGTCTTCCAGCCCTTACTGGTCAATGGGCGAAGTGGGGAGGAGGCGCGACGAAAAGTAACGGATGGTATGCTCGTCTGAATCAACAGGCCTTGGCCCGTCCTAACTTGCGTACCAATACGAACGCTCGAATCATCAACATGAATCAGTTAGGATCGGCGTTACTGGATCTCCATGATCCGCCGATAAAAGCCCTATTTGTTTATGGAACGAATCCAGCGGTCGTAGCCCCCGATACGAATCAAGTCATACAAGGTCTATTACGGGAAGACTTGTTTACAGTTGTACATGATCTATTCCTTACAGATACAGCAAAGTACGCTGATCTTGTCCTTCCAGCTACTTCTTCCTTTGAAAATACTGATTTATATAAGTCCTATTGGCATCCTTATATACAGCTACAAGAACCGGTTATTTCACCGCTAGGTGAAAGTAAGTCCAACTTTGAACTATTCCAATTACTTGCTCAAGCTATGGGTTATCATGAAGAGGAATTCAAAGAGAGTGAAGAGGATTTAGTGCGACAAGCACTAGATTATCCTTCTAATCCTTATCTAAGCGGGATTACATTAGAAGGTCTAAAAGAAAAAGGTTGGATGAAGGTCAACTTGCCAGATAAGAAGCCTTTTCTTCAAGAGCTTCCCACACCAACAGGCAAAATTGAGCTCTATTCTTCCATTATGGAAAACATCGGACTGCCAGCTTTACCTACCTATATTCCGCTTATTGAAGGCTATGATGGTGAGCGTATACCAAGTGAGACGGATTCCTATCCTTTAATGCTAATTACACCACCCAACCACAATTTTTTGAATTCCACCTTCTCTAATGTCCAGAAGCTCCAAACCATCGAGAAGGAACCATTATTACAAATTCACCCTCTGGATGCCAGCCGTCGTGGTATTGTAGATGGTGATCTTGTTCAGGTATGGAACGGTCGAGGAGAGTGTCAATTAACAGCTAAAGTGGTGGATCACATGCTGCCAGGCGTTGTCGTAAGTCAAGGTTTATGGTGGGAAAGTCCAGAAAAATCGCAAGCTGTCAATAAACTTACATCAAGTCGGATAGCAGATATGGGTGGAGGGGCGACTTTCTTCTCAACTACCGTAGAAATTAGGAAATCCTAA